Proteins encoded in a region of the Sphingomonas sp. HMP9 genome:
- a CDS encoding TonB-dependent receptor plug domain-containing protein, producing the protein MRGFKTFNSAANSAGNSAARYAGASGLALAAMLAAMPAFAQSVTTPAAEGVQAADPTIDQPGGDEIVVTGSRIRRSPLDQPSPVVTVDAESIQRTGLSSVADVLQRLPSAAGGLNSKVNNSGNIGNPPDGGGVGAGSAEIDLRYLTAKRTLVLVDGLRFVNGASASGIPSTVDLNTIQVGSIERIEVLQSGQSPLYGSDALAGVVNIITKSSQKGLKASAQFGTFRQGDGHTQDYNVSYGIQAPRTSVVFGGSYVKQESVSTRDRSISQFPNPGQLACSEPIGGCSGATPNGFFQVGGRNLTLKSAPILGRPRYDAANPTGPNSDFKEFTSADRFNFSPFNYFLTPSERYGFFVSAKQELTDTVNLRVKLNYTRRNSQNQAAFLPLVIGPDAGNGNLLDTISVDATNPYNPFGYTLSAGGAGNGPANYSTVRRRLVEAGQRTYSQTVDTMSATATLDGSFNVGGHKFYWDVNAVLGFNDAKQLFTGNINAANLAQALGPVANCTGACVPFNIFGGAGSVTPAMLGYIAFDERARSSQSLEDYTANISGDLFDLPAGAVGLAAGYEHRVQYGSFTPDPLITAGLGADIPAQPARGHFNSDEVYAELRVPLIHNTPLIQSLEIGGAVRHSNYSISGSNTTYTGSGLWKPFSDLLLRASYAQGFRAPSIGELFGAESRSDAAIDDPCTNVAGSPFQSSATVRANCIANGVPANGSYQEPNGGQLSVLTGGNEALKPETSRTWLFGAVYAPSWARTSGIASQLSIEGNYYDIKVDDAIAATDATLTLSRCSQAADALSCAAISRTPNGIISRINAQLQNIGGIRTRGVDVTAVYRSPQTSAGTFGLSLNGNILLKYAESFPATVGFTTTNYQGTTRGSPEQSYPKFKGNAVVDWDIGMARASFTGRYIKSVKEADGKTLDNTFYGDVQVTLAPGWLENRLGLTIGVNNVFNQDPPACFSCTGPNYDPTTYDVPGQFGYIRLSWGL; encoded by the coding sequence ATGCGTGGGTTCAAGACGTTCAACAGCGCGGCCAACAGCGCGGGCAACAGCGCGGCCAGATATGCCGGCGCCAGCGGGTTGGCATTGGCAGCGATGCTCGCGGCGATGCCGGCCTTCGCGCAATCGGTAACGACACCGGCCGCCGAGGGCGTGCAGGCCGCCGACCCGACCATCGACCAGCCTGGCGGGGACGAAATTGTCGTGACCGGATCGCGCATCCGCCGTAGTCCGCTCGACCAGCCATCGCCGGTCGTCACGGTCGATGCGGAATCGATCCAGCGGACCGGGCTTTCCTCGGTCGCCGACGTCCTCCAGCGGCTACCAAGCGCGGCCGGCGGGCTGAATTCGAAGGTCAACAATTCGGGTAACATCGGCAATCCGCCCGACGGTGGCGGCGTCGGTGCAGGGTCGGCCGAGATCGACCTGCGCTATCTCACCGCCAAGCGGACGCTGGTGCTGGTCGACGGTCTGCGGTTCGTCAACGGCGCATCGGCGAGCGGCATTCCCTCGACCGTCGATCTGAACACAATCCAGGTCGGATCGATCGAACGCATCGAGGTGCTGCAATCGGGCCAGTCGCCGCTCTACGGCTCGGACGCGTTGGCCGGCGTCGTCAACATCATCACCAAATCATCGCAGAAGGGCTTGAAGGCCTCCGCGCAGTTCGGCACGTTCCGCCAGGGCGACGGGCATACGCAGGACTATAACGTCAGCTACGGCATCCAGGCGCCGCGGACGAGCGTGGTGTTCGGCGGCAGCTATGTGAAGCAGGAATCGGTCAGCACGCGTGATCGGTCGATCTCGCAGTTTCCGAATCCCGGCCAGTTGGCGTGTAGTGAACCAATCGGTGGCTGTTCGGGCGCGACCCCCAATGGATTCTTCCAGGTCGGTGGCCGAAACCTGACGCTGAAGTCGGCCCCTATCCTCGGGCGGCCGCGCTACGATGCCGCCAACCCGACCGGCCCGAACAGCGATTTCAAGGAGTTCACCTCCGCCGACCGCTTCAACTTTTCGCCGTTCAACTATTTCCTGACCCCGTCGGAGCGCTACGGTTTCTTCGTCAGCGCCAAGCAGGAACTCACCGACACGGTGAACCTGCGCGTCAAATTAAACTATACGCGGCGTAATTCGCAGAACCAGGCAGCATTCCTGCCGCTCGTGATCGGGCCGGATGCCGGCAACGGCAATTTGCTCGACACCATCTCGGTCGACGCGACCAACCCGTACAACCCGTTCGGCTACACGCTGTCAGCAGGCGGCGCGGGCAATGGTCCCGCAAACTACTCGACGGTGCGTCGTCGCCTCGTCGAGGCTGGCCAGCGGACCTATTCGCAGACCGTCGACACGATGTCGGCGACCGCAACGCTCGATGGCTCCTTCAACGTCGGCGGCCATAAATTCTATTGGGACGTCAACGCGGTCCTCGGCTTCAACGACGCCAAGCAGTTGTTCACGGGCAACATCAACGCGGCCAATCTCGCCCAGGCGCTCGGCCCCGTCGCGAACTGCACCGGGGCCTGCGTACCGTTCAACATCTTCGGTGGCGCAGGATCGGTAACACCGGCGATGCTCGGCTATATCGCGTTCGACGAGCGCGCGCGCAGTTCGCAGAGCCTGGAGGACTACACCGCCAACATCTCTGGCGACCTGTTCGACCTTCCCGCCGGCGCCGTCGGTCTCGCAGCGGGCTACGAGCACCGCGTCCAATATGGCAGCTTCACGCCCGATCCCCTGATCACGGCGGGGCTCGGCGCCGATATCCCCGCGCAACCGGCGCGTGGCCACTTCAACTCGGACGAAGTCTATGCCGAGCTGCGCGTGCCGCTGATCCACAACACGCCGCTCATCCAGTCGCTCGAGATCGGCGGCGCGGTGCGACATTCGAACTATTCGATCAGCGGCAGCAACACGACCTATACCGGCAGCGGCCTGTGGAAGCCGTTCAGCGACCTGCTGTTGCGCGCCTCCTATGCACAGGGGTTCCGGGCGCCCAGCATCGGTGAATTGTTCGGCGCGGAATCGCGGTCCGACGCAGCGATCGACGATCCCTGCACCAACGTCGCCGGATCGCCGTTCCAATCGTCCGCGACCGTCCGCGCCAACTGCATCGCCAACGGCGTGCCGGCGAACGGCAGCTATCAGGAGCCGAATGGCGGACAGCTGAGCGTGCTGACCGGCGGCAACGAGGCCTTGAAGCCCGAGACGTCGCGGACATGGCTGTTCGGCGCGGTGTATGCGCCGAGCTGGGCGCGGACCAGCGGGATCGCCAGCCAGCTCAGCATCGAGGGGAATTATTACGACATCAAGGTCGACGATGCGATCGCGGCGACCGACGCGACGCTGACGCTCAGCCGCTGTTCGCAGGCGGCGGACGCGCTCAGCTGCGCGGCGATCAGCCGGACGCCGAACGGGATCATCTCGCGCATCAACGCGCAGTTGCAGAACATCGGCGGCATCCGCACCCGCGGCGTCGACGTGACCGCGGTCTATCGCTCGCCGCAGACGTCGGCGGGCACGTTCGGGCTGTCGCTCAACGGCAACATCCTGTTGAAATACGCCGAGAGCTTCCCGGCGACGGTGGGCTTCACCACGACAAACTACCAGGGGACGACGCGCGGCTCACCCGAGCAATCCTATCCGAAGTTCAAGGGCAATGCGGTCGTCGACTGGGACATCGGCATGGCACGCGCCTCGTTCACCGGCCGCTATATCAAGAGCGTGAAGGAAGCGGACGGCAAGACGCTCGACAACACCTTCTACGGCGACGTGCAGGTTACGCTCGCGCCGGGTTGGCTGGAGAACCGGCTGGGGCTGACGATCGGCGTGAACAATGTGTTCAACCAGGACCCGCCGGCCTGCTTCAGCTGCACCGGGCCGAACTACGACCCGACCACGTACGACGTGCCGGGGCAGTTCGGGTATATCCGCCTGTCGTGGGGACTTTGA
- a CDS encoding DUF2794 domain-containing protein, producing MGVVPFPTPSKATQVGFERLELNRILDLYGRMVAAGHWRDYAIDLGKDAAVFAAFRRAAERPEFRIEKRPALRNKQGMWALIGEGGAVVKRGHELGPVLAPVERRFMKLVED from the coding sequence ATGGGCGTCGTACCCTTCCCGACGCCGTCCAAGGCGACGCAGGTCGGCTTCGAACGGCTCGAGCTGAACCGGATTCTGGATCTCTACGGCCGGATGGTCGCAGCGGGCCACTGGCGCGACTATGCGATCGATCTCGGCAAGGACGCCGCGGTCTTCGCCGCCTTTCGCCGCGCTGCCGAACGACCCGAGTTCCGCATCGAGAAACGCCCGGCACTGCGCAACAAGCAGGGCATGTGGGCGCTGATCGGCGAGGGCGGCGCGGTGGTGAAGCGCGGGCACGAACTGGGGCCGGTGCTCGCCCCGGTCGAGCGGCGGTTCATGAAGCTCGTCGAGGACTAA
- the epsC gene encoding serine O-acetyltransferase EpsC, whose protein sequence is MSSGLLAYLNSIRARDPAPHSRAEIMLYPGVWALGWHRIAHRLYRSKFYFLARCVNHWSRFTTAIDIHPGATIGRNFFIDHGFVVIGETADIGDDVTIYQCVTLGGTSPDNGVQGKRHPTILDGAIIGSGAQVLGPITLGKRSRVGANAVVTRDVPAGTTVVGIPARATTIEGGNAPEMPRFVPYGTPCSEAFDPATQKMEIMRCELETMRKRLDALIAEEHPEDRRDRA, encoded by the coding sequence ATGTCGAGCGGATTACTGGCCTATCTGAATTCGATCCGCGCACGGGACCCGGCGCCGCATTCGCGCGCCGAGATCATGCTGTATCCCGGCGTATGGGCGCTAGGCTGGCACCGTATAGCGCACAGGCTGTACCGGTCGAAATTCTATTTTCTCGCGCGCTGCGTCAATCACTGGTCGCGCTTCACCACCGCGATCGATATCCATCCCGGCGCGACGATCGGCCGCAATTTCTTCATCGACCACGGCTTCGTTGTGATCGGCGAGACCGCGGATATCGGCGACGACGTCACGATCTACCAATGCGTCACGCTCGGCGGCACCAGCCCCGACAATGGCGTCCAGGGCAAGCGCCACCCCACTATCCTCGACGGTGCGATCATCGGCTCGGGCGCGCAGGTGCTCGGGCCGATCACGCTCGGCAAGCGCTCACGCGTCGGCGCCAACGCGGTCGTCACGCGCGACGTGCCGGCGGGCACGACGGTGGTCGGCATTCCCGCGCGCGCGACGACGATCGAAGGCGGCAACGCTCCCGAAATGCCGCGGTTCGTGCCCTATGGCACTCCGTGCAGCGAGGCGTTCGATCCTGCCACGCAGAAGATGGAGATCATGCGCTGCGAGCTCGAGACGATGCGCAAGCGCCTCGACGCGTTGATCGCTGAGGAACATCCAGAGGACCGTCGCGACCGCGCATGA
- a CDS encoding sulfite exporter TauE/SafE family protein, which translates to MFDLTTVSFETLLPFILVGFAAQIVDGALGMAFGVISNTLLLWVGVPPAAASAGVHTVETFTTAVSGISHVLHKNVNWTLFLRLMIPGVIGGVLGAYVLSNIDASTAKPFILAYLTSIGVYLLYRGLRYPPKQKEPKIVEPLGLVGGFLDAAGGGGWGPVVTSNLLVQGAAPRTTIGTVNTAEFFLTATISATFITQLGWAAFTQATVGLLIGGVLAAPFGAMLAKRVPAKTLMVLVGVILTITSLFGLYRAIWH; encoded by the coding sequence ATGTTCGACCTGACGACCGTGAGCTTCGAGACGCTGCTGCCGTTCATCCTGGTCGGGTTCGCTGCGCAGATCGTCGATGGTGCGCTCGGCATGGCGTTCGGGGTGATCTCGAACACGCTGCTATTGTGGGTCGGCGTACCGCCGGCCGCCGCGTCGGCAGGCGTGCATACCGTCGAGACGTTCACCACCGCGGTGTCGGGTATCAGCCATGTGCTGCACAAGAACGTGAACTGGACGCTGTTCCTGCGGCTGATGATTCCGGGCGTGATCGGCGGCGTGCTGGGTGCGTATGTGCTGTCGAACATCGATGCGAGCACCGCCAAGCCGTTCATCCTGGCCTATCTGACGTCGATCGGCGTGTACCTACTGTACCGTGGCCTGCGTTATCCGCCCAAGCAGAAGGAGCCGAAGATTGTCGAGCCGCTGGGGCTGGTCGGCGGGTTCCTGGATGCGGCGGGCGGTGGCGGCTGGGGGCCGGTGGTGACGTCGAACCTGCTCGTCCAGGGGGCCGCACCCCGCACGACGATCGGGACGGTGAATACTGCGGAGTTCTTCCTGACCGCAACGATCTCGGCGACGTTCATCACGCAGCTCGGCTGGGCGGCGTTTACGCAGGCGACGGTCGGGTTGCTGATCGGGGGTGTCCTGGCGGCACCGTTCGGGGCGATGCTGGCCAAGCGCGTGCCGGCCAAGACGCTCATGGTGCTGGTCGGCGTGATCCTGACGATCACCAGCCTGTTCGGGCTGTACCGCGCGATCTGGCACTAG
- a CDS encoding carboxymuconolactone decarboxylase family protein, with translation MSLKEFAGTLPDYAKDIRLNVGSLLNETHLTDQRKYGLLLTCAHGSGYKPLVEAAEAECAPKLSAEAANAARAAAAVMAMNNVYYRFTHLAGNQEYRNMPAKLRMNVIGQPGIDKVDFELFSLAVSAMNGCGMCIDSHEQILKKAGVTAEAIQTSVRVGAVMAAVATVHATL, from the coding sequence ATGTCGCTCAAGGAATTCGCGGGCACGCTGCCCGATTACGCCAAGGACATCCGTCTCAACGTCGGCTCGCTGCTGAACGAGACGCATCTGACCGATCAGCGCAAATACGGCCTGCTGCTGACCTGCGCGCACGGTTCGGGCTACAAGCCGCTTGTCGAGGCGGCCGAAGCCGAATGCGCGCCCAAGCTCAGCGCCGAGGCGGCCAATGCGGCGCGCGCGGCGGCGGCGGTGATGGCGATGAACAACGTCTATTACCGGTTCACGCATCTCGCCGGGAACCAGGAATATCGCAACATGCCCGCCAAGCTGCGCATGAACGTGATCGGCCAGCCCGGCATCGACAAGGTCGATTTCGAACTGTTCAGCCTGGCCGTGTCGGCGATGAACGGCTGCGGCATGTGCATCGACAGCCACGAGCAGATCCTGAAGAAGGCGGGCGTGACCGCCGAGGCGATCCAGACCTCGGTCCGCGTCGGCGCGGTGATGGCTGCGGTCGCGACGGTCCACGCGACGCTGTGA
- a CDS encoding peroxiredoxin has product MLTIGDQFPSMTIPVQQGVAALPAGETLDLTTAYPGKWKVLFYWPKDFTFVCPTEIVGYSDIRGDFEDRDAVLIGASTDTAHVHLAWRKSDADLAAADFPWLADNGAKLADALGIVDKNEHVAFRATFIIDPDNVIQAVQVNGLNVGRNPAETLRVLDALQTDELCPCNWNKGDDVLQLAA; this is encoded by the coding sequence ATGTTGACCATCGGCGACCAGTTCCCCTCGATGACCATCCCCGTCCAGCAGGGCGTCGCAGCGCTCCCCGCCGGCGAGACGCTCGACCTGACGACGGCCTATCCCGGCAAGTGGAAGGTGCTGTTCTACTGGCCGAAGGACTTCACCTTCGTCTGCCCGACCGAGATCGTCGGCTATAGCGACATCCGCGGCGATTTCGAAGACCGCGACGCCGTGCTGATCGGCGCGTCGACCGACACCGCGCACGTCCACCTCGCCTGGCGCAAGTCGGACGCGGACCTTGCCGCAGCCGACTTCCCGTGGCTGGCGGATAACGGCGCCAAGCTCGCCGACGCGCTCGGCATCGTCGACAAGAACGAGCATGTCGCGTTCCGTGCGACCTTCATCATCGATCCGGACAACGTCATCCAGGCGGTCCAGGTCAACGGCCTGAACGTCGGCCGCAACCCTGCCGAGACGCTCCGCGTGCTCGACGCGCTGCAGACCGACGAGCTGTGCCCGTGCAACTGGAACAAGGGCGACGACGTCCTCCAGCTCGCCGCGTAA
- a CDS encoding hydrogen peroxide-inducible genes activator: MAATYLPTLKQLQYLVALKDHGHFGRAAEACFVTQSTLSAGLRELETLIGVVLVERTRRVVRFTPLGDGIADKARRVLREAEELGDMARAAGRPLSGDMRMSVIPTIAPFMLPRILPRLRKDYPDLKLFLREEPSGPACEGLHNGRTDCVLLALPYACGEVTSETLFEDRLFVAYPSGEEPTALPAIPASAIDETRLLLLEDGHCLKDHALGACNRPELRAEATMLGTSLHTIVQMVDNGLGITMLPEMALKAGILDNTNITARPLDEKNAVRRIALVWRRASPREKDFRLMAKALADVQ; the protein is encoded by the coding sequence ATGGCTGCGACCTACCTACCTACGTTGAAACAGTTGCAATATCTGGTTGCGCTGAAGGACCACGGTCATTTCGGACGCGCTGCCGAAGCGTGTTTCGTGACGCAATCGACGCTGTCGGCGGGCCTGCGCGAGTTGGAAACGCTGATCGGCGTGGTCCTGGTCGAGCGGACGCGACGGGTCGTACGGTTCACGCCGCTGGGCGACGGGATCGCCGACAAGGCGCGCCGTGTGCTGCGCGAGGCGGAGGAACTGGGCGACATGGCGCGTGCCGCCGGGCGGCCCTTGTCAGGCGACATGCGGATGAGCGTCATCCCAACGATCGCACCGTTCATGCTGCCCAGGATCCTCCCGCGGCTGCGGAAGGATTATCCCGACCTGAAGCTGTTCCTGCGCGAGGAGCCGAGTGGTCCGGCGTGCGAAGGGCTGCACAACGGCCGGACGGACTGCGTGCTGCTCGCTCTTCCCTATGCATGCGGCGAGGTGACGTCGGAAACCTTGTTCGAAGACCGGCTGTTCGTAGCCTATCCATCCGGCGAGGAGCCGACCGCGTTGCCGGCGATCCCGGCGTCGGCGATCGACGAGACGCGGCTGTTGCTGCTCGAGGACGGGCATTGCCTCAAGGATCATGCGCTCGGCGCGTGCAACCGCCCGGAATTGCGCGCGGAAGCGACGATGCTCGGCACCTCGCTGCATACGATCGTCCAGATGGTCGACAACGGGCTCGGCATCACGATGCTTCCCGAAATGGCTCTGAAGGCGGGGATTCTCGACAACACTAACATCACCGCAAGGCCGCTCGACGAGAAGAATGCGGTGCGGCGGATCGCGCTCGTCTGGCGCCGCGCCAGTCCCCGCGAAAAGGACTTCCGGTTGATGGCGAAGGCGCTGGCGGACGTTCAGTAG
- a CDS encoding fasciclin domain-containing protein, giving the protein MSKTLPLLLMTSALALAACSGKSKDDVASASTNPADTGALAVPNGPPAVANPTVGGVPMMATRTIVDNASAAPNLSTLVAAVKAAGLVPTLSGPGPFTVFAPTNDAFGRLAPGMVDTLLKPENKASLTKVLTYHVVPGVVTADDLRQRITAGGGTATLTTVEGDPITATLVGAVITLTDVNGNKSYVETADVRQSNGVVHVVNGVIVPKLS; this is encoded by the coding sequence ATGTCGAAGACGCTTCCACTGCTGCTGATGACCAGCGCGCTGGCACTCGCCGCGTGCAGCGGCAAATCCAAGGACGACGTGGCCAGTGCGTCGACTAATCCTGCCGACACCGGCGCGCTGGCCGTGCCGAACGGCCCACCCGCAGTCGCCAATCCGACCGTCGGCGGCGTGCCGATGATGGCGACCCGGACGATCGTAGACAACGCCTCGGCCGCACCGAACCTGTCGACGCTCGTTGCCGCGGTGAAGGCCGCTGGCCTGGTGCCAACCTTGTCGGGTCCGGGGCCGTTCACGGTGTTCGCGCCGACCAATGACGCGTTCGGGCGGCTTGCGCCCGGCATGGTCGACACGCTGCTGAAGCCCGAGAACAAGGCCTCGCTGACCAAGGTGCTGACCTATCACGTCGTGCCGGGCGTCGTGACCGCGGACGATCTGCGCCAGCGGATCACAGCCGGTGGCGGCACCGCGACGTTGACGACCGTTGAGGGCGACCCGATCACCGCGACGCTGGTCGGGGCGGTCATTACGCTGACCGACGTTAACGGCAACAAGAGCTATGTCGAGACCGCGGACGTGCGCCAGTCGAACGGAGTCGTCCATGTCGTCAACGGTGTTATCGTGCCTAAACTGAGCTGA
- a CDS encoding fasciclin domain-containing protein, with product MTFKTNLFLATASTLLLAAGATAQMTTAPATTPAAPATTATTAPQTATTAPQTATTAPQAAPAAPAASTAAPTMTIAAALPTLPNRATLTKLVTAAKLQTTLAGPGPFTVFAPSDEAFTRLPAGALDTLMKPESAPTLTTILKYHVVAGAVTAEQLKAQITAGGGKATLTTLAGQPLIASIGPNGNIELTDTAGIKSYVDTADIKATNGVVHLTNGMSVPKLG from the coding sequence ATGACTTTCAAGACCAACCTTTTCCTTGCTACCGCATCGACGCTGCTGCTTGCGGCTGGCGCGACCGCCCAGATGACGACCGCTCCGGCAACGACCCCGGCAGCGCCGGCAACTACGGCCACGACCGCGCCTCAGACTGCCACGACCGCGCCGCAGACTGCCACGACGGCACCACAGGCTGCACCGGCAGCACCCGCTGCTTCGACGGCCGCCCCGACGATGACGATCGCTGCCGCATTGCCGACGTTGCCGAACCGTGCGACGCTGACCAAGCTGGTAACCGCGGCCAAGCTGCAGACCACGCTCGCAGGCCCTGGCCCCTTCACGGTGTTCGCCCCCAGCGACGAAGCGTTCACCCGCCTGCCGGCCGGTGCGCTCGATACGCTCATGAAGCCTGAATCGGCGCCTACGCTTACGACGATCCTCAAATACCATGTCGTTGCAGGCGCGGTAACGGCAGAGCAGTTGAAGGCGCAGATCACCGCGGGCGGCGGCAAGGCCACGCTCACGACGCTCGCCGGTCAGCCGCTGATCGCGTCGATCGGTCCGAACGGCAACATCGAACTGACCGATACCGCAGGGATCAAGTCGTACGTCGACACGGCCGACATCAAGGCAACGAACGGCGTCGTGCACCTGACCAACGGCATGAGCGTTCCGAAGCTTGGGTAA
- a CDS encoding molybdenum cofactor biosynthesis protein MoaE, whose amino-acid sequence MIHISVQQSAIDIAAEMIRAEAAGAGAVATFTGLVRADDGVATLELEHYPGATEAALHKVAETAIARWGLSAAIIVHRVGPMHPGERIVFVAAAAAHRGAALEACAYLIDRLKTDAPFWKRETRGADAQWVEARDGDHAAAARWEERDS is encoded by the coding sequence ATGATCCATATCTCGGTCCAGCAATCGGCGATCGATATCGCCGCGGAGATGATCCGGGCCGAGGCGGCTGGAGCCGGGGCCGTCGCGACCTTTACCGGTCTGGTCCGGGCGGACGACGGGGTCGCCACGCTTGAGCTCGAGCATTATCCTGGGGCGACCGAGGCGGCGCTTCACAAGGTTGCCGAGACCGCGATCGCGCGTTGGGGGCTGAGTGCGGCAATCATTGTCCACCGCGTCGGTCCGATGCATCCGGGAGAGCGGATCGTCTTCGTCGCGGCCGCCGCGGCGCATCGCGGCGCGGCGTTGGAGGCGTGTGCGTATCTTATCGATCGGTTGAAGACCGACGCGCCGTTCTGGAAGCGCGAGACGCGCGGTGCTGACGCGCAGTGGGTCGAGGCGCGGGACGGCGATCATGCAGCGGCGGCGCGGTGGGAAGAGCGGGATAGCTGA
- the moaD gene encoding molybdopterin converting factor subunit 1, which translates to MTIRMVYFAWVRERIGTGEETVEPPASVVTVADLVDWLAATSPAHAGAFENRARLRAAIDQDFVALDTPIGRAQEIAIFPPVTGG; encoded by the coding sequence ATGACGATACGGATGGTGTATTTCGCCTGGGTGCGCGAGCGGATCGGCACGGGTGAGGAAACGGTCGAGCCGCCCGCTTCGGTGGTGACGGTTGCCGATCTGGTCGACTGGCTGGCCGCTACGAGCCCCGCGCACGCGGGTGCGTTCGAGAACCGCGCCCGCTTGCGCGCTGCGATCGATCAGGATTTCGTAGCGCTCGACACGCCGATCGGCCGCGCGCAGGAAATCGCCATCTTCCCGCCGGTAACGGGCGGATGA
- the pgsA gene encoding CDP-diacylglycerol--glycerol-3-phosphate 3-phosphatidyltransferase → MLSLPNLLTLSRIVAVPLLVWFLWWPDWEAGYGIAFVLYCLMGITDYFDGYLARSSGAVSRLGIFLDPIADKIMVAAVILILVGTRDIPGIHVIAALVILLREIAVSGLREFLAQVQVSVPVSQLAKWKTTLQLVSLGGIILGGAVPEMVWVHTVGIVALWGAAVLTLLTGWDYLRVGLKHMD, encoded by the coding sequence GTGCTAAGCTTGCCTAATCTCCTGACATTGTCGCGGATCGTCGCGGTGCCCCTGCTGGTCTGGTTCCTGTGGTGGCCCGATTGGGAGGCGGGCTATGGCATCGCCTTCGTGTTGTACTGCCTGATGGGCATTACCGATTATTTCGACGGCTATCTCGCGCGCTCCAGCGGTGCGGTCTCGCGGCTGGGCATCTTCCTCGATCCGATCGCCGACAAGATCATGGTCGCTGCGGTCATCCTGATCCTGGTCGGGACTCGCGATATCCCCGGCATCCACGTCATCGCCGCGCTCGTGATCCTGCTGCGCGAGATCGCGGTGTCGGGCCTGCGCGAATTCCTGGCGCAGGTGCAGGTCTCGGTGCCCGTATCGCAGCTCGCCAAGTGGAAGACGACTCTGCAGCTCGTGTCGCTCGGCGGAATCATCCTCGGCGGCGCGGTGCCCGAGATGGTCTGGGTCCACACGGTCGGGATCGTCGCTCTGTGGGGCGCGGCCGTCCTCACGCTGCTGACCGGCTGGGATTATCTCCGCGTCGGCCTGAAGCACATGGACTGA